The Candidatus Rokuibacteriota bacterium genome contains the following window.
AGCCGTGTAACCGGCCGCAAAGAGAACAAGCACCAAGGCAAAGGAGACAGAGTCCGGAGCCGCCCGGATCACCCGCGCGCACCATTCCACCACGGTTGGGATCGAGAGAGGCGGGACGAGAATGAGGGCGATGCCCGCTCCGGTCAGTGCCGACCACGCGACCGGCCGGAGTCTCCCGTGGGAAGCCGTGAGGAAGAAGCCCGCGTAGAGCACGGTCCAGACCACGCCGAAGGCTCCGATAGCCAAGGGTGCCAGCTGCCCCTCAATCGTGCCGAGAACCAGAAGCAGCGAGACGAGGGCCGCTCCCGCCCCCAGCAAGACGCGAGGCAAAATCTGCGCTGGAGAGAACTCTGGCCACTTCCGTCTCGTTTCGCGGACCCGCTCGCTGGCGACCCGCGCCAGCGCCCGCTCTGCGATCCCCCGAGGGAGGGGAGGCGCAGGCCAGCGGTCGGCTGCTGCGGAGAGAGCCCGAAGGCGGCTCCACCGCTCTCCGCACTCGCCACACTCCTCCAGGTGGGCCAGAAGCCTGGAGCGCTCCTCGGCACCCGCCTCCTCATAAAGGAGGTCAACCAGCAAGGCACGAACCTCTGAACAGTGCATCCGCCTAGTCTCCCTGTCTCTGTGCGACCACAACCGGCGCATCGAGGCGTCGCACGGCCTCGTGAATTCGCCATTTGACCGTTCCGACGGGGATCTGAAGCGCCTCGGCGATCTCCTCGTAGCTCAGGCCGTGATAGTGTCTCAGGAGAATCGCCTCCCTCTGCTCCTCGGGCAGATCCTGGATCGCCCGCCGGACGGTGTCGGCTTCCTCGCGAAGCTGGGTCATCTCGGAAGGGTCAGACTCTGTCGGCGGCACTTGCTCAGCCGCCTCGATTAGCGCGGTGTGAGCGACCTCACGGCCGTGGTGGCGAAGGTAGTCCTTCCAGACGAGACGAGCGATACCATAGAGCCAGGGCGTGAAGGGACGGCCCAAGTCGTAGCTGTGCCGCC
Protein-coding sequences here:
- a CDS encoding zf-HC2 domain-containing protein, producing MHCSEVRALLVDLLYEEAGAEERSRLLAHLEECGECGERWSRLRALSAAADRWPAPPLPRGIAERALARVASERVRETRRKWPEFSPAQILPRVLLGAGAALVSLLLVLGTIEGQLAPLAIGAFGVVWTVLYAGFFLTASHGRLRPVAWSALTGAGIALILVPPLSIPTVVEWCARVIRAAPDSVSFALVLVLFAAGYTAGPLLVGGLAFGRPRSDHGLGDGATLAILYALLIAPAVYLQCLPLPLHVTAIWMVGGILGAALAGPLSLRLAEWRAAPV
- a CDS encoding sigma-70 family RNA polymerase sigma factor — translated: MADERELMARVKEGEQSALELLFARWEGPLFAFFYRLGCPPSRVEDLTEEVLVTIYRRRHSYDLGRPFTPWLYGIARLVWKDYLRHHGREVAHTALIEAAEQVPPTESDPSEMTQLREEADTVRRAIQDLPEEQREAILLRHYHGLSYEEIAEALQIPVGTVKWRIHEAVRRLDAPVVVAQRQGD